The following proteins come from a genomic window of Micromonospora zamorensis:
- a CDS encoding ABC transporter permease — protein sequence MTTLLSDPGVIAPIPPGAVAPRRRRRLGAGLRVLVGVCAAVVVIGAAIPLVAVLATAFAPDALPRYVEFFSSSVDLGILRNTLVLGALVGLCGTALGFLFAFVQARLDVPGKKILHLIALMPIVSPPFAVATATVVLYGRRGVISNGLFGLEYDIYGLDGLVFVLSLSLFPVAYLGLLGMMRGLDPALEEAAMNMGASRWQIMRRVILPLLAPGLVAPFLLLFVEAIADLANPLVLGGDYTVLASRAYLAVTGEYDTTSAAVYCVILLVPSLAMYFGQRWWLNRKVRTTITGRPSGSVHLITGWSRWPVYALALFAAAIIVSIYSTVILGSVTKVFGVDNTFTLDYLKEVLLGVGVEAVLDTLTFAVIATPIAAILGLLIAWLVVRHLRRTAWLLDLGGTLGVAVPGTVLGIGFVLAYRPERYVGDYLVFPSLVGGSAVFAGAMAIVVAFVIRSVPAGQRTAVGALTQLHPQIEQASTDLGANSLQTFRWVTLPLIKPALLTGLSYSFARSMTSVSTIVLLVTPETKIITSQVLSAASTGRYGVAFAYCTVLTVLVLVAFAIIRLLVGGGAALHRTAKSERPKR from the coding sequence ATGACCACGTTGTTGTCCGATCCCGGGGTGATCGCCCCGATCCCACCCGGGGCGGTCGCGCCGAGGCGGCGCCGCCGCCTCGGCGCGGGGCTGCGGGTCCTGGTCGGGGTCTGCGCGGCAGTGGTGGTGATCGGTGCGGCGATCCCGCTCGTGGCGGTGCTGGCCACTGCCTTCGCGCCGGACGCGCTGCCCCGCTACGTCGAGTTCTTCAGCTCCTCCGTCGATCTCGGCATCCTGCGGAACACGTTGGTGCTCGGGGCGCTGGTCGGGTTGTGCGGCACCGCCCTGGGGTTCCTGTTCGCGTTCGTCCAGGCCCGACTGGACGTGCCGGGTAAGAAGATCCTGCACCTCATCGCCCTCATGCCGATCGTCAGCCCGCCGTTCGCGGTCGCCACCGCCACGGTGGTGCTCTACGGCCGGCGCGGCGTGATCAGCAACGGCTTGTTCGGGCTGGAGTACGACATCTACGGCCTCGACGGCCTGGTGTTCGTGCTGTCGCTGTCGCTGTTCCCGGTGGCGTACCTGGGCCTGCTCGGCATGATGCGGGGCCTGGATCCGGCACTGGAGGAGGCGGCCATGAACATGGGTGCCAGCCGCTGGCAGATCATGCGCCGCGTGATCCTGCCGCTGCTGGCCCCCGGGCTCGTCGCCCCGTTCCTGCTGCTCTTTGTGGAGGCGATCGCCGACCTGGCCAACCCGCTGGTGCTCGGTGGCGACTACACGGTGCTGGCCAGCCGCGCCTACCTGGCGGTCACCGGTGAGTACGACACCACCAGCGCCGCCGTCTACTGCGTGATCCTGCTGGTGCCGTCCCTGGCGATGTACTTCGGCCAGCGGTGGTGGCTCAACCGCAAGGTGCGTACCACCATCACCGGGCGACCGTCCGGCTCCGTGCACCTGATCACCGGCTGGAGCCGGTGGCCGGTGTACGCCCTGGCGCTGTTCGCCGCCGCGATCATCGTGAGCATCTACAGCACTGTCATCCTCGGCTCGGTGACCAAGGTGTTCGGCGTGGACAACACCTTCACCCTCGATTACCTCAAGGAGGTGCTGCTCGGGGTGGGAGTGGAGGCCGTCCTCGACACGTTGACGTTCGCGGTCATCGCCACTCCGATCGCCGCCATCCTCGGCCTGCTCATCGCCTGGCTGGTGGTTCGCCACCTGCGACGTACGGCCTGGCTGCTCGACCTGGGCGGCACGCTGGGTGTCGCCGTGCCGGGCACCGTGCTGGGCATCGGCTTCGTCCTCGCCTACCGGCCCGAGCGGTACGTCGGCGACTACCTGGTGTTCCCCAGCCTGGTGGGTGGTAGCGCGGTCTTCGCCGGCGCGATGGCCATCGTGGTGGCGTTCGTGATCCGTAGCGTGCCCGCGGGGCAACGGACGGCGGTCGGTGCGCTGACCCAGTTGCATCCGCAGATCGAGCAGGCGTCGACCGACCTCGGGGCCAACTCGCTGCAGACGTTCCGTTGGGTGACCCTGCCGTTGATCAAGCCGGCCCTGCTCACCGGGTTGAGCTACAGCTTCGCCCGCAGCATGACCTCCGTGTCGACCATTGTCCTGCTGGTCACGCCGGAGACGAAGATCATCACATCGCAGGTGCTCAGCGCCGCGAGCACCGGCCGGTACGGGGTGGCATTCGCCTACTGCACGGTGCTGACCGTGCTCGTCCTGGTCGCCTTCGCGATCATCCGACTGCTCGTCGGCGGGGGCGCCGCACTGCACCGCACCGCCAAGTCTGAAAGGCCGAAACGATGA
- a CDS encoding ABC transporter substrate-binding protein, with product MATNKIRGNRALLATAMAASLLLGAAGCAREGGAEASKDSGVAHVVCGATEDWCAATTKKFTESTGVKADFVRLSSGEALARIKAGKGNAEFDVWYGGPADGYASAGDEGLLEAYTSPNAGVIPAKYKDPQGTWTGVYVGALGFCSNSKLLTERGIGLPDSWAALLNQKLAKDIGIAHPSTSGTAYTTLWTQVQLAGGDEGKALDYMRKLHPNVLQYTKSGSAPAQMTARGEVAVGVIFAHDCVATMEAGFPDLRLSFPAEGTGYETGGVALVKNAKNPTSARKFVDWALTTEAQEVGPSVKAYQFPTNPDAKVSDKVVPLSGIKMVEYDAVAAGKAKSALNKRFDAEVAQAPKS from the coding sequence ATGGCGACGAACAAGATACGGGGCAACCGCGCACTGCTGGCGACAGCGATGGCGGCCTCGCTGCTGCTGGGCGCGGCCGGCTGCGCCCGCGAGGGTGGCGCCGAGGCCAGCAAGGACAGCGGTGTGGCGCACGTGGTGTGCGGCGCCACCGAGGACTGGTGCGCGGCGACCACCAAGAAGTTCACCGAGTCCACGGGGGTGAAGGCCGACTTCGTGCGGCTCTCCAGCGGCGAGGCGCTGGCGCGCATCAAGGCCGGCAAGGGCAACGCGGAGTTCGACGTCTGGTACGGCGGGCCCGCCGACGGGTACGCCTCCGCCGGCGACGAGGGGCTCCTGGAGGCCTACACCTCGCCGAACGCGGGTGTCATCCCGGCCAAGTACAAGGACCCGCAGGGCACCTGGACCGGCGTCTACGTCGGCGCCCTGGGCTTCTGCAGCAACAGCAAGCTGCTGACGGAGCGGGGAATCGGGCTCCCCGACTCGTGGGCGGCCCTGCTCAACCAGAAGCTCGCCAAGGACATCGGCATCGCGCACCCGTCGACCTCGGGCACCGCGTACACGACGCTCTGGACCCAGGTGCAGCTGGCCGGTGGCGACGAGGGCAAGGCGCTGGACTACATGCGCAAGCTGCACCCGAACGTCCTGCAGTACACCAAGTCCGGCTCGGCGCCCGCCCAGATGACCGCCCGTGGTGAGGTCGCGGTGGGGGTTATCTTCGCGCACGACTGCGTGGCCACCATGGAGGCCGGCTTCCCCGACCTGAGGCTGAGTTTCCCGGCAGAGGGCACCGGTTACGAGACCGGCGGTGTCGCCCTGGTGAAGAACGCCAAGAACCCGACCAGCGCCCGCAAGTTCGTCGACTGGGCCCTCACCACCGAGGCGCAGGAGGTCGGCCCGAGCGTCAAGGCGTACCAGTTCCCGACGAACCCGGACGCGAAGGTGTCGGACAAGGTCGTCCCGCTCTCCGGCATCAAGATGGTGGAGTACGACGCGGTGGCGGCAGGTAAGGCGAAGTCGGCGCTCAACAAGCGTTTCGACGCCGAGGTCGCGCAGGCGCCGAAGTCATGA
- a CDS encoding response regulator transcription factor produces MTRAGEQPGSGPTALVVDDEPQMTIIVEFALQTQGFTVLTAHDGATALHLLRTHSVDLVVLDVMMPTMDGLALCQRIRARSEAPIMFLTALAQRDDIIAGLEHGADDYVTKPFHPREVALRAQALVRRRRGSGTTVQVGELVIEPATQTATLAQHRLDLPFTEFKLLHHLAVRRGVPQSWQDLLREVWGTTDLIGGRDVVKSAVYRLRSRLAGTPNGSAYVRTLRGVGYLMPEMAAGTAEDGDTSPAAR; encoded by the coding sequence GTGACGCGCGCCGGCGAGCAGCCCGGGAGTGGGCCTACCGCGCTGGTGGTCGACGACGAGCCGCAGATGACGATCATCGTGGAGTTCGCTCTGCAGACCCAGGGCTTCACCGTCCTCACCGCCCACGACGGGGCTACCGCCCTGCACCTGCTGCGGACGCATTCGGTGGACCTCGTGGTGCTGGACGTCATGATGCCCACGATGGACGGGCTGGCCCTGTGCCAGCGCATTCGCGCGCGCTCGGAGGCGCCAATCATGTTCCTCACCGCGCTGGCCCAGCGTGACGACATCATCGCTGGGCTGGAGCACGGTGCCGACGACTACGTCACCAAGCCGTTCCACCCGCGGGAGGTGGCGCTGCGGGCGCAGGCGCTGGTGCGTCGCCGCCGGGGGTCGGGCACCACGGTCCAGGTCGGTGAGCTGGTCATCGAGCCGGCCACCCAGACCGCGACGTTGGCGCAGCACCGGCTCGACCTGCCGTTCACGGAGTTCAAGCTGCTGCACCACCTGGCGGTGCGCCGCGGCGTGCCGCAGTCGTGGCAGGACCTGCTCCGGGAGGTCTGGGGCACCACGGACCTGATCGGCGGACGAGACGTGGTGAAGTCCGCGGTGTACCGGCTGCGCTCCCGGCTCGCCGGGACGCCGAACGGATCGGCGTACGTGCGCACCCTGCGGGGGGTCGGCTACCTGATGCCCGAGATGGCCGCCGGGACCGCCGAGGACGGGGACACGTCCCCAGCGGCCAGGTGA
- a CDS encoding sensor histidine kinase, protein MDTAWVVAVASVVGGVVGASIMALSMRRTAAARSNELAQLEQLVERRAEQVTALSHELRTPLSMIKGAVDLLREGTPGPLTAAQARFLQVLDQQCTQVIGLCESLLIQAKIEAGLFTPHLERVDVSVVVREVVTAMRPLCAQRQQRISLDMPQVMPRIRADPMLLTQALTNLLSNASRFTTTGGNLDVRVMLIDTGVAVYVSDDGAGMSQAERQRLFHRFATGRPLADGTGLGLVITKTIVELHGGEIMVHTASTRGTTILLTLPDRP, encoded by the coding sequence ATGGACACCGCTTGGGTGGTGGCGGTGGCCTCCGTGGTCGGCGGTGTCGTCGGCGCTTCGATCATGGCGCTGAGCATGCGTCGCACGGCCGCCGCGAGGAGCAACGAGCTGGCACAGCTCGAACAGTTGGTGGAGCGGCGGGCGGAGCAGGTGACCGCGTTGAGCCATGAGCTGCGGACCCCGCTGAGCATGATCAAGGGGGCGGTCGATCTGTTGCGGGAGGGCACCCCGGGCCCGCTCACCGCCGCGCAGGCCCGCTTCCTGCAGGTCCTGGACCAGCAGTGCACGCAGGTCATCGGGCTGTGCGAGAGCCTGCTGATCCAGGCCAAGATCGAGGCTGGGTTGTTCACGCCACACCTGGAGAGGGTGGACGTGTCGGTGGTGGTGCGTGAGGTGGTGACCGCGATGCGGCCGTTGTGTGCGCAGCGGCAGCAACGCATCAGCCTCGACATGCCCCAGGTGATGCCGCGCATCCGGGCCGACCCGATGCTGCTGACCCAGGCGCTGACCAACCTGCTGTCGAACGCGAGCCGGTTCACCACGACCGGCGGGAATCTCGACGTGCGGGTCATGCTGATCGACACTGGCGTGGCGGTCTACGTATCCGACGACGGTGCGGGCATGAGTCAGGCGGAGCGGCAACGCCTGTTCCACCGCTTCGCCACGGGTCGGCCGCTGGCCGACGGCACCGGCCTCGGCTTGGTGATCACGAAGACGATCGTGGAGCTGCACGGAGGCGAAATCATGGTGCACACTGCGTCGACCCGGGGGACCACCATCCTCCTGACCCTGCCGGACCGGCCGTGA
- a CDS encoding sigma-70 family RNA polymerase sigma factor, whose amino-acid sequence MDSPEDVAALRHLQQVHAPVLLSFLTRLTRGDVHRAEDIVQETVLRAWRNPEARNAEGNWNRAWLFTVAKRILIDQMRSADVRPAELPVDYIDDHAQQDDAIERLLDAREVRAALDSLPERLRITLVEIFFRERSVSEAADALDVPAGTVKSRTFYALRAMREALVSRGFDFGTAGERRPTGNGDAGEARPRKSDQL is encoded by the coding sequence ATGGACAGCCCCGAAGATGTAGCAGCCCTGCGGCATCTGCAGCAGGTCCACGCGCCCGTGCTGCTGAGCTTCCTGACCCGCCTGACCAGGGGTGACGTTCACCGAGCCGAAGACATCGTGCAGGAGACGGTGCTGCGGGCCTGGCGGAATCCAGAGGCGCGTAACGCCGAGGGAAACTGGAACCGAGCCTGGCTGTTCACCGTGGCCAAACGCATCCTGATCGACCAGATGCGCTCCGCCGACGTCCGTCCGGCGGAGCTGCCGGTCGACTATATCGACGATCATGCGCAGCAGGACGACGCCATCGAGCGCCTCCTCGACGCGCGTGAGGTCCGGGCCGCGCTCGACTCCCTGCCCGAGCGGCTACGCATCACGCTGGTCGAGATCTTCTTCCGGGAACGGTCGGTGTCCGAGGCCGCCGACGCGCTCGACGTCCCGGCCGGCACCGTCAAGTCACGCACCTTCTATGCACTGCGGGCCATGCGGGAGGCCCTCGTCAGCCGGGGCTTCGATTTCGGAACCGCAGGCGAGAGACGGCCGACCGGCAACGGCGATGCGGGCGAGGCACGCCCAAGAAAATCCGATCAGCTGTGA
- a CDS encoding RICIN domain-containing protein, translating to MKATASGQRRPWRRLISSTRKRVEIVALVGVILASGAVGFELAATADPDKLVGEPVPDGDVPAIVEAALSCPALNPPKLAAQIMAASGFKSSPDMIAGLDQAAWEKWRPSSDASRADRRANIIALGHRTCENVGHLRSADIDGDLWPAAIAAEQTGVKAVLDARGVPKDAKPYVDKVKAYAAWYAEQPQFSEKAVTQSAASGTAGEVKVPDALVQPIQVAGKVCPQITPARIAAQLRTLSDFDVNKRTSDRQGVAQFTPTMWEQYQPGEGTSVWRPADAIPALGIAMCDMAQQLSELNGEDPYRLALSAYQWGIDPVRRAAGLPRVNVTQLADQVPAHVAEYEKDNRLSVPVTKPSPTVKPSPTPSASRSVQASPSTSPSAKPSEKPQGPKLFAYEAGATYRLDSPWAQSIVELPGINQNTQPGSRVQLWKDEGYKDQRWKLYPAPDRRHVIITSAWNNMALSVQDRSLQKGSKMAVYARDDNDENQQWLLEDVGAGNVVMTNRRSGFVMELLGVDIGPTRDNGTTWNGYWIQQFDRQDTQRDQKWRFVKQ from the coding sequence ATGAAAGCAACCGCAAGTGGCCAGCGCCGCCCGTGGCGACGGCTCATCTCGTCGACGCGTAAGCGCGTCGAGATCGTCGCCCTGGTCGGCGTCATCCTGGCGTCCGGGGCCGTCGGTTTCGAACTGGCCGCCACTGCGGACCCGGACAAGCTGGTCGGCGAGCCGGTTCCGGACGGTGACGTGCCCGCCATCGTGGAGGCAGCCCTGTCCTGCCCCGCCCTCAATCCGCCGAAGCTCGCCGCGCAGATCATGGCGGCGTCCGGCTTCAAGAGCAGCCCCGACATGATCGCCGGTCTCGACCAGGCGGCGTGGGAGAAGTGGCGGCCCTCGTCCGATGCCAGTCGCGCCGACCGGCGGGCAAACATCATCGCGCTGGGTCACCGGACCTGCGAGAACGTGGGCCATCTGCGCTCCGCCGACATCGATGGAGACCTCTGGCCGGCCGCCATCGCCGCGGAGCAGACCGGAGTCAAGGCGGTGCTCGACGCCCGCGGCGTCCCGAAAGACGCCAAGCCCTACGTCGACAAGGTGAAGGCGTACGCGGCCTGGTACGCCGAGCAGCCGCAGTTCTCCGAGAAGGCGGTAACCCAGTCGGCCGCTTCCGGGACGGCCGGCGAGGTCAAGGTGCCCGACGCTCTCGTCCAACCGATCCAGGTCGCCGGAAAGGTCTGCCCGCAGATCACGCCGGCCCGGATCGCGGCACAGTTGCGGACACTGTCCGACTTCGACGTGAACAAGCGCACGTCGGACCGTCAGGGTGTCGCCCAGTTCACGCCCACGATGTGGGAGCAGTACCAGCCGGGCGAGGGAACGTCGGTGTGGCGGCCTGCGGACGCGATCCCCGCACTCGGTATCGCCATGTGCGACATGGCGCAGCAACTGTCCGAGCTCAACGGCGAGGACCCGTATCGACTGGCGCTGAGCGCGTACCAGTGGGGAATCGACCCGGTGCGGCGGGCGGCCGGCCTGCCCCGCGTCAACGTCACCCAGCTGGCCGACCAGGTTCCGGCGCACGTCGCCGAGTACGAGAAGGACAACCGGCTTTCCGTCCCCGTGACGAAGCCGAGCCCCACCGTGAAGCCGAGCCCCACGCCGTCGGCGAGCCGGAGCGTCCAGGCCTCGCCGAGCACCAGCCCGTCCGCGAAGCCCAGTGAGAAGCCCCAGGGCCCGAAGCTGTTCGCGTACGAGGCGGGTGCCACGTACCGCCTGGACAGCCCGTGGGCCCAGTCGATCGTGGAGCTCCCTGGCATCAACCAGAACACGCAGCCCGGTAGCCGGGTCCAGCTGTGGAAGGACGAGGGGTACAAGGACCAGCGCTGGAAGCTCTACCCCGCGCCGGACAGGCGGCACGTGATCATCACGAGCGCGTGGAACAACATGGCCCTGTCCGTGCAGGACCGTTCCCTGCAGAAGGGGTCGAAGATGGCGGTGTACGCGCGTGACGACAACGACGAGAATCAGCAGTGGCTGCTGGAGGACGTCGGCGCCGGGAACGTGGTCATGACCAACCGCCGCTCCGGCTTCGTGATGGAGCTGCTGGGCGTGGACATCGGGCCGACGAGGGACAACGGCACCACCTGGAACGGATACTGGATCCAACAGTTTGACCGTCAGGACACCCAGAGAGACCAGAAGTGGCGATTTGTAAAGCAGTGA
- a CDS encoding zf-HC2 domain-containing protein, whose amino-acid sequence MPDLPALGDHVTDLLGPHYMGVLDRADSDAVDRHLRDCAPCRVTAREVCEVVAALALLSDDMAVEEASPVTRPAAPAARRGGSGSVRPAGGRPMSVGPGRQPRPRRQRLALVRAGLALAVVLFVGFGALFVLDQVSDEAGPEVVTVAASGSEPRTGAAASVFASETDSGVHVRVTVTGLRAGTGYQLYAVTLDGQTREIASWTSTDTVQEVSGDLPVALGDLVFVTISVANGAPSVTVHLPRATSTTPR is encoded by the coding sequence GTGCCGGACCTACCCGCCCTGGGCGACCATGTGACGGACCTGCTGGGTCCGCACTACATGGGTGTCCTCGATCGCGCCGACAGCGACGCCGTCGACCGGCACCTGCGCGACTGTGCGCCGTGTCGGGTGACGGCCCGCGAGGTGTGCGAGGTCGTCGCCGCCCTCGCGCTGCTCAGCGACGATATGGCTGTCGAGGAGGCGTCGCCGGTCACCCGACCGGCGGCGCCCGCTGCCCGCCGTGGCGGCTCGGGCTCGGTTCGTCCGGCCGGCGGGCGTCCGATGTCCGTCGGGCCCGGGCGGCAGCCGCGCCCCCGGCGGCAGCGGCTCGCGCTGGTGCGGGCCGGTCTTGCGCTTGCGGTGGTGCTGTTCGTCGGCTTCGGCGCCCTCTTCGTTCTGGATCAGGTGAGTGACGAGGCCGGGCCGGAGGTGGTGACGGTCGCGGCGAGCGGGAGTGAGCCCCGCACCGGCGCGGCGGCCTCGGTGTTCGCGTCGGAGACCGACAGCGGAGTGCACGTGCGGGTCACGGTCACCGGCCTGCGCGCCGGCACCGGCTACCAGCTGTACGCGGTGACGCTCGACGGCCAGACGCGCGAGATCGCGTCGTGGACCAGCACCGACACGGTGCAGGAGGTCTCCGGTGACCTGCCGGTGGCACTGGGCGACCTGGTCTTCGTGACGATCAGCGTGGCGAACGGCGCGCCGTCGGTCACGGTGCACCTTCCCCGAGCCACGTCCACGACACCGCGCTGA